Proteins co-encoded in one Papaver somniferum cultivar HN1 chromosome 5, ASM357369v1, whole genome shotgun sequence genomic window:
- the LOC113279219 gene encoding GDSL esterase/lipase At4g16230-like, which translates to MIRSTSSYSNCHHAHILLTNVLMVLTVFTLSCSSTNSATPLESHDMDEPRAMYIFGDSLVDAGNINYINPLTKNNNYPNGIDFPSGKRFTGRSTNGRTVVDIIGEELGVKDYIPPYLDPTTVGDVVLRGVNYACGGAGILCDTGAILRNTINMDAQVDNFANTRNYIISNLGGSGSKILLEKALFAVVVGSNDFTDNYFTPVISIPKQMLESPEIFVDSMISKFRLQLTRLYEMDARKIAVANVGPVGCIPIERALYTTGDSCRSAMNDAAMLFNKKLKSLLVELNANLVESKFVYVDSYKVLSHIFDNYQSYGFEDFKTGCVKLLADPTLGMVSPAPLVCKDRSKHVFWDLAHPTEATYAIFAKKVLEDRGSTYTYPMNVRQLYYS; encoded by the exons ATGATTAGAAGTACCTCCTCTTACTCGAATTGTCATCATGCACATATTCTTCTTACGAATGTTCTTATGGTTCTTACCGTGTTTACGCTGAGTTGCAGCAGTACTAATTCTGCAACACCCCTGGAGAGTCACGATATGGACGAACCTCGGGCAATGTATATTTTTGGAGATTCCTTGGTTGATGCTGGCAACATTAACTACATTAATCCTCTGACTAAAAACAATAACTACCCTAATGGAATTGATTTTCCTAGCGGGAAAAGATTTACAGGTCGTTCTACAAATGGAAGAACAGTTGTCGACATCATAG GAGAAGAGTTGGGAGTGAAAGATTATATTCCTCCTTACTTGGATCCAACTACAGTTGGAGATGTCGTTCTTCGTGGAGTCAATTATGCTTGTGGTGGTGCTGGAATTCTTTGTGACACTGGCGCTATCTTA CGTAATACGATCAACATGGATGCACAAGTCGATAATTTTGCGAATACAAGGAACTATATAATCTCGAATCTTGGTGGCAGTGGTTCCAAGATACTTCTTGAAAAAGCTCTTTTCGCTGTAGTAGTGGGTTCCAACGATTTCACTGACAACTACTTCACTCCAGTTATTTCAATACCTAAGCAGATGTTGGAATCCCCGGAAATATTTGTTGATTCAATGATCTCAAAATTCAGACTTCAGCTAACA AGATTGTATGAAATGGATGCAAGAAAAATAGCTGTTGCAAATGTTGGACCGGTTGGTTGCATTCCGATAGAAAGAGCTTTGTATACAACCGGTGATTCTTGCAGAAGTGCCATGAATGATGCAGCAATGTTGttcaacaagaaattgaagagccTACTCGTGGAGTTGAACGCGAATCTCGTTGAATCCAAATTTGTATATGTAGATAGCTACAAAGTGTTATCTCATATTTTCGATAATTATCAATCATACG GTTTTGAGGATTTCAAAACTGGATGTGTTAAATTGCTAGCGGATCCAACTCTAGGAATGGTCAGTCCGGCGCCATTAGTTTGTAAAGACCGATCCAAGCATGTATTTTGGGATTTGGCTCATCCAACTGAAGCTACTTATGCCATTTTCGCAAAGAAGGTGCTCGAAGACCGCGGTTCTACGTACACATATCCAATGAATGTTCGCCAACTTTATTACTCATGA
- the LOC113279218 gene encoding basic 7S globulin-like: MIKINQGTPQAEVKLVVDLGGKLPWFGCRKGYNSSSYHPVSCMLPQCSQANKPVSTCALYNGTAKPYNNACIIYIRNPVTRYAGRGDLISDLMTVTYNFNLEVSQAVTSLRRFAFGCAASSNFFTRLSKASKGVTGLGRSSALSLVPQINETFYSSNPLTKKNYKGIADFINKNYKDIPSKAENTTKEVEVILDTLPQAKLDFGNLLVLLANNFTLSDPYYC, from the exons ATGATCAAAATCAACCAAGGAACTCCTCAAGCCGAAGTAAAATTAGTAGTCGACCTCGGTGGAAAGTTACCCTGGTTTGGGTGCCGTAAAGGTTATAATTCATCATCGTACCATCCAGTCAGTTGCATGTTACCCCAATGTTCTCAAGCGAACAAACCTGTCAGTACTTGTGCATTATACAATGGCACTGCTAAGCCTTATAATAATGCATGCATCATTTACATAAGAAATCCAGTAACACGATATGCCGGTAGAGGTGACCTCATCTCAGATCTTATGACTGTTACATATAATTTTAACCTTGAAGTCAGCCAGGCGGTTACTTCACTTCGCAGGTTTGCATTTGGTTGTGCGGCTTCTAGTAATTTCTTTACTAGATTGTCTAAAGCTTCTAAAGGAGTAACTGGTCTTGGACGTTCATCTGCTCTTTCCTTAGTTCCACAAATT AATGAAACTTTCTATTCTTCCAATCCTTTGACTAAAAAAA ATTACAAAGGTATTGCTGACTTCATCAATAAGAATTATAAGGACATACCTTCGAAAGCTGAAAACACAACTAAAGAAGTTGAAGTGATTCTGGATACACTTCCACAAGCTAAG CTTGATTTTGGCAATTTGCTTGTCTTACTTGCTAACAATTTTACTTTATCAGATCCATATTACTGCTAG
- the LOC113277567 gene encoding GDSL esterase/lipase At4g16230-like encodes MIIITSSYSNSHRAHLLLMNVLLMVLAVFTMSCHRSSSVTPLESKPRAIFVFGDSLVDPGNNNYISGTLAKNNFYPFGIDFPIGKTFTGCFTNGRTIIDIIGEELGVKDYIPPYMDPTTVGDVVLRGVNYASGGAGILNDTGAIFGNRFNMDAQLDNFANTRNYIISNISGVGSKKLLEKALFLVVMGSNEFIDNYFTPIVSIPKQKLVSPEIFVDSMISKFRLQLTRLYKMDARKIAVANVGPVGCIPIERALNYKSWYTTSDSCISAMNNAAMVFNKKLKSLIIELNSNLVQSKFVYVDSYGVISHIFHNYKSYGFEDYKTACWKVLPDSSWKLYKPAPLVCKDRSKYVFWDFAHPTEATYVIFANKVLEDRDSSYTYPMNIRQLYYS; translated from the exons ATGATCATAATTACCTCCTCATACTCAAATTCTCATCGTGCACATCTTCTTCTTATGAATGTTCTTCTCATGGTTCTTGCAGTGTTTACGATGAGCTGCCATCGTTCTAGTTCAGTCACACCCTTGGAGAGTAAGCCTCGCGCAATATTTGTTTTTGGAGATTCCTTGGTTGATCCTGGTAACAATAACTACATTAGTGGtacacttgcaaaaaataatttctacCCTTTTGGAATTGATTTTCCTATCGGGAAAACTTTTACCGGTTGTTTTACAAACGGAAGAACAATAATTGACATCATAG GAGAAGAGTTGGGAGTGAAAGATTATATTCCTCCTTACATGGATCCAACAACGGTTGGAGATGTCGTTCTTCGTGGAGTCAATTATGCTTCTGGTGGGGCTGGAATTCTTAACGACACTGGCGCTATCTTT GGTAATCGGTTTAACATGGATGCACAGCTCGATAACTTTGCGAATACTAGGAACTATATAATCTCGAATATCAGTGGTGTTGGTTCCAAGAAACTTCTTGAAAAAGCTCTTTTCCTGGTAGTAATGGGTTCCAATGAATTCATTGACAACTACTTCACTCCGATTGTTTCAATACCTAAGCAAAAGTTAGTTTCCCCGGAAATTTTTGTTGATTCAATGATCTCAAAATTCAGACTACAACTAACA AGACTGTATAAAATGGATGCAAGAAAGATTGCTGTTGCAAATGTTGGACCTGTTGGTTGCATTCCAATAGAAAGAGCACTGAATTACAAATCATGGTATACAACCAGTGATTCTTGCATTAGTGCTATGAATAATGCAGCGATGGTATTCAACAAGAAACTGAAGAGCCTAATCATAGAGTTGAACTCAAATCTTGTGCAATCCAAATTTGTATATGTAGATAGCTACGGCGTGatatctcatattttccataactATAAATCTTATG GTTTTGAGGATTACAAAACTGCATGTTGGAAAGTACTTCCAGATTCATCTTGGAAATTGTACAAGCCGGCGCCATTAGTTTGTAAGGACAGATCCAAGTATGTATTTTGGGATTTTGCTCATCCAACTGAAGCTACTTACGTCATTTTTGCAAACAAAGTGCTCGAAGATCGTGATTCTAGTTACACATATCCAATGAATATCCGCCAACTCTACTACTCATGA